A genomic stretch from Corynebacterium faecale includes:
- the mutM gene encoding bifunctional DNA-formamidopyrimidine glycosylase/DNA-(apurinic or apyrimidinic site) lyase — protein sequence MPELPEVEVVRLGLDSHLVGRTIVSASVLYPRAARNQVGGGREIEANLTGLKVSAARRRGKFLWLELDEPTDATPTGLALLVHLGMSGQMLVKSPDAEPNRHLRARIELDDANEVWFVDQRTFGYWWLGELVDGVPARLSHIAPDLLEEGIDIPALAATLKSKNTEIKRLLLNQEIVSGIGNIYADEMLWEAGIHPRQQASRVSLKRLTALLETGREVMLRALDQGGTSFDALYVNVNGNSGYFSLSLNAYGQTGKPCARCANPITRETFMNRGSHFCNRCQKVF from the coding sequence GTGCCGGAACTCCCTGAAGTTGAGGTTGTCCGTCTCGGATTGGACAGCCACCTGGTGGGGCGCACCATCGTGAGCGCCTCCGTGCTCTATCCACGTGCCGCCAGGAACCAGGTCGGCGGCGGGCGGGAGATCGAGGCTAATCTCACCGGCTTGAAGGTCAGTGCGGCCCGGCGGCGGGGAAAATTTCTGTGGCTGGAACTCGATGAGCCCACCGACGCCACCCCGACGGGATTGGCGCTGCTGGTCCACCTTGGCATGAGTGGACAGATGCTGGTCAAGTCCCCCGACGCGGAGCCCAACCGGCACCTGCGCGCGCGGATTGAGCTTGACGACGCCAATGAGGTCTGGTTCGTTGACCAGCGAACCTTCGGGTACTGGTGGCTCGGTGAGCTTGTCGACGGTGTCCCTGCCAGGCTTTCGCACATCGCCCCGGATCTGCTCGAAGAGGGTATTGACATACCCGCACTCGCAGCCACCCTCAAAAGCAAGAACACAGAAATCAAACGCCTCCTGCTCAACCAGGAGATTGTCTCCGGAATCGGAAATATCTACGCCGATGAAATGCTGTGGGAGGCGGGGATCCATCCACGGCAGCAGGCTTCCAGAGTATCGCTGAAGCGGTTGACGGCACTGCTGGAAACCGGCCGTGAGGTGATGCTCCGGGCCTTGGATCAGGGCGGGACGAGTTTTGATGCACTCTATGTCAACGTCAACGGCAACTCCGGATATTTCTCCCTGTCCCTCAATGCCTATGGGCAGACGGGGAAACCGTGTGCACGCTGCGCAAACCCGATCACTCGTGAAACATTCATGAACCGGGGAAGCCACTTCTGCAATCGATGCCAGAAAGTGTTTTAA
- a CDS encoding lipase family protein, producing the protein MAEQTVLLFLHGVGTGDLQDNWRTRLSETLVGIGFPALDEAETLSPKYSDVLFDADEGVTLPEITIKNPSRDVAKIKRREFEQSISAMEYRLGRHNRGGGGALTNAVVDFAVGLPWFRQARNYLSKPHVRAQVLSCILQQIPQSGSVVIVGHSLGSVIAADLLRRLPEEVQVVGLVTIGSPLANGNFNVDKLKDVLQEPPGNLDWWVNFWSGTDPVAAKRGVSSAFPWMLDFLIHTSPAPGAAHSAAQYLANKSVAEAIGFGLFGSRSKEIVVAEKGVDIALDEPELLAVQALRYSHLIKHQLKGDELNRYSGALRQVQAGLISDLKVRSHEGNRPIPGDILSLEFDFLDPHAEVPEPRPNRYLSGEEAVPRILALATENLIRPFEITIKEEVRLRALKDLTAEMGLGSQFGDHVFSALKTANKVLSPGNRRQWVKWGALGAGAVAIVAASGGLALAAAPGLTGAAVITSALASFGPGGMVGGLLTAGTLVSAGGGSIAVGMLSPSTSAESMEAVVEYQLAIVILLQLQQLEQDPTIWSDLTQTERKLRREKERVDEFSDEQAPTVIELKRKLAAVEKALKYMTDNRLEPGVIPEEPEEPEAPRLKMIAPKLLRGR; encoded by the coding sequence GTGGCTGAACAAACGGTTCTCCTGTTCCTGCATGGTGTGGGGACGGGAGATCTTCAGGACAACTGGCGAACCCGCCTGTCGGAGACTCTCGTAGGTATCGGCTTCCCCGCCCTCGACGAGGCGGAGACCCTGTCGCCGAAGTACAGCGATGTGTTGTTTGACGCCGATGAAGGCGTCACACTCCCTGAGATCACCATCAAAAACCCCTCCCGCGACGTGGCAAAGATCAAACGGAGGGAATTTGAGCAGAGCATTTCAGCCATGGAGTACCGGCTGGGGCGACACAACAGGGGTGGCGGTGGAGCCCTCACCAACGCCGTGGTGGATTTCGCGGTCGGTCTGCCCTGGTTTCGTCAGGCCCGCAACTACCTCTCCAAACCACATGTCCGGGCTCAGGTACTCAGCTGCATCCTGCAGCAGATACCGCAGTCCGGCTCCGTGGTTATCGTGGGCCACAGTCTGGGCTCGGTGATCGCTGCGGACCTTCTCAGGCGTCTTCCTGAGGAGGTTCAGGTCGTGGGGCTGGTGACGATCGGTAGTCCCCTGGCCAATGGCAATTTCAACGTGGATAAGTTGAAGGATGTCTTGCAGGAACCACCCGGGAATCTGGACTGGTGGGTGAATTTTTGGAGTGGCACCGACCCGGTGGCCGCCAAACGCGGGGTGTCCTCGGCGTTTCCGTGGATGCTGGATTTTCTCATCCACACCTCACCGGCCCCCGGCGCGGCGCATTCTGCCGCTCAGTACCTTGCTAATAAATCGGTGGCTGAAGCTATTGGGTTTGGTCTGTTCGGGTCGCGTTCCAAGGAGATTGTGGTTGCTGAGAAGGGAGTGGATATCGCACTCGATGAGCCTGAGCTGCTGGCTGTCCAGGCCCTGCGCTATTCCCACCTGATCAAACACCAGCTGAAGGGAGATGAGCTGAACCGTTATTCGGGCGCACTGCGACAGGTTCAAGCAGGACTCATTTCGGACCTCAAAGTCAGGAGTCATGAGGGGAATAGACCCATCCCGGGGGACATTTTGTCCCTGGAGTTTGATTTCCTTGATCCCCATGCGGAAGTACCTGAACCCCGCCCCAACCGGTATCTGTCCGGGGAGGAGGCTGTTCCACGTATTCTCGCGTTGGCTACCGAGAACCTGATCCGCCCTTTTGAGATCACCATCAAAGAGGAGGTCCGCTTGCGGGCCCTGAAGGATCTCACGGCGGAAATGGGGTTGGGAAGCCAATTCGGTGACCACGTGTTCAGCGCACTGAAAACTGCCAATAAGGTACTTTCACCAGGTAACCGCAGGCAGTGGGTCAAGTGGGGAGCATTAGGGGCCGGCGCGGTGGCCATCGTGGCTGCGAGCGGTGGCCTTGCTTTGGCTGCGGCCCCGGGTCTGACAGGTGCTGCTGTGATCACCAGTGCGCTGGCCAGTTTCGGGCCGGGCGGAATGGTCGGTGGCCTGCTGACTGCGGGCACACTGGTGTCTGCTGGTGGCGGGAGCATTGCCGTGGGGATGTTGAGCCCGAGCACCTCTGCGGAGTCCATGGAGGCGGTGGTGGAATATCAGCTGGCCATCGTCATTCTCCTGCAACTGCAACAACTGGAACAGGATCCCACGATCTGGAGTGATCTCACACAGACGGAGAGGAAACTACGCCGTGAGAAGGAACGCGTTGATGAGTTCTCTGATGAGCAGGCCCCCACCGTGATTGAACTGAAGCGCAAACTCGCAGCAGTGGAGAAGGCGCTCAAGTATATGACGGACAATAGGTTAGAACCAGGCGTTATCCCAGAAGAGCCAGAGGAACCAGAAGCCCCCCGATTGAAGATGATCGCCCCGAAGCTTCTCCGAGGGAGATGA
- the smc gene encoding chromosome segregation protein SMC: protein MYLKSLTLKGFKSFASATTLKFEPGICAVVGPNGSGKSNVVDALAWVMGEGSAKTLRGGKMEDVIFAGAGDRKPLGRAEVTLTIDNTDGALPIEYTEVSVTRRMFRDGASEYEINGSRARLMDIQELLSDSGIGREMHIMVGQGKLADILESRPEERRAYIEEAAGVLKHRRRKEKAQRKLQGMQVNLDRLMDLTEELRRQLKPLARQAEAARRAATVQADLRDARFQIAGFEIVRLSEKLETSTEREKMIREQVAAAEEALEDASITQAELETELAGVTPLAEAAQQLWFDLSSLAERVSATLRISADRASSGAVDTAYAGQDPEELLYRAEQADRDFEDLQMQVDMARDRLDSIREEAESRAAEAEEAEREHLAQVRAIADRREGVVRLLAGEESLRARFQSAEDDARRLSGDRDEFLGRILEVEREQRAATQRQREIISERAPLETAHRQAQKEAQTAETRLEELRDQRGSLERDVSRLESRIDTLNQNRPRSRAADVVDFPQLAGLIRAEKDVDTALSAALEAHAEALVGEVGEGVVDKLLEAGVPRTVIVEGQGSGGAWRLDATLPAGVTWLLDHVVLDATVSAPVNRLLADVVLVDATPTALEVVAGDPRLRAVTREGVLVGAGWVQLGTGTSTVEITAQIETARKELAATARTLDDIAGTFDGARLTAENTRVEVAAHTAALRELDLALDNVNRELGRLEKQRHAVESERARHLERLTAAENRREELRSQLAEIRDRLSRVEEDAEVEEPSTQDRDTATAALAQVRAMEMEARLALRTAEERAGQVRGRGDGLRRQAEHEREAKLRHDKAVEARRQRTELAATVHRGARDVAERVSEALVKAATDRDARAREKASLTAQAARARDAVNAARHQLGRLSDNAHAMELARSQAQIRMEESVAKITEQLGIPVTDLLRDYTPDEHFDEKHQRARLKQAEKDLASLGKVNPLALEEFKALEERYDFLSTQVNDVEQARTDLNGVIDDVDAQILQLFTDAWQDVEREFPKVFNTLFPGGEGRLLLTDPTDMLTTGIEVEARPPGKKVKRLSLLSGGEKSLTALAMLVAIFRARPSPFYVMDEVEAALDDVNLRRLIALFEELRRDSQLIVITHQKPTMDVANVLYGVTMRGDGVTRVISQRMERAGDMPVRGPVMDEESPADVMTLDTLGQSV, encoded by the coding sequence ATGTATCTGAAATCGTTGACGCTCAAAGGGTTTAAGTCCTTCGCATCTGCGACGACCCTGAAATTCGAACCAGGCATCTGCGCCGTGGTGGGTCCCAATGGCTCCGGCAAGTCCAATGTTGTTGATGCACTCGCCTGGGTCATGGGGGAGGGTTCAGCGAAAACCCTGCGTGGCGGCAAGATGGAGGATGTCATTTTCGCCGGCGCCGGTGACCGTAAACCACTGGGCCGTGCAGAAGTCACCCTCACCATCGACAACACCGATGGTGCACTGCCCATCGAATACACGGAAGTGTCCGTCACCCGTAGGATGTTCCGTGACGGTGCCAGCGAATATGAGATCAATGGTTCCAGGGCCCGGCTCATGGATATCCAGGAGTTGTTGTCGGATTCGGGTATCGGCCGGGAAATGCACATCATGGTGGGGCAGGGGAAACTCGCTGACATCCTGGAATCCCGCCCGGAGGAACGACGCGCCTATATCGAAGAAGCCGCAGGTGTACTCAAACACCGCCGCCGAAAGGAGAAGGCCCAGCGCAAACTCCAGGGGATGCAGGTCAACCTCGATCGTCTCATGGATCTGACCGAGGAGCTGCGCAGGCAACTTAAACCACTGGCCCGTCAGGCTGAGGCCGCGAGACGGGCGGCCACTGTCCAGGCGGATCTCCGGGATGCCCGTTTCCAGATCGCCGGTTTCGAGATCGTCCGGTTGTCAGAAAAGCTCGAGACCTCCACCGAGCGCGAGAAGATGATCCGTGAGCAGGTGGCAGCCGCTGAAGAGGCACTCGAGGATGCGTCAATCACCCAGGCTGAGTTGGAGACCGAACTGGCCGGGGTCACCCCACTGGCAGAGGCTGCACAACAACTGTGGTTTGACCTCTCCTCCCTTGCCGAGCGTGTCTCCGCCACCCTGCGTATCAGTGCGGACCGCGCGAGTTCTGGTGCCGTGGACACCGCCTATGCCGGCCAGGATCCGGAGGAGTTGCTGTACCGCGCAGAGCAGGCGGACCGTGACTTCGAGGATCTGCAGATGCAGGTGGACATGGCCAGGGACCGACTCGACTCCATCCGCGAGGAGGCGGAGTCACGCGCCGCCGAGGCGGAAGAGGCCGAACGTGAACACCTGGCGCAGGTCCGGGCCATCGCCGACCGACGCGAAGGGGTGGTCCGGTTATTGGCCGGTGAGGAATCCCTGCGTGCCAGGTTCCAGTCAGCAGAGGATGATGCACGGCGGTTGAGCGGGGATCGTGATGAATTTCTCGGACGCATCCTTGAAGTGGAACGCGAACAGCGTGCGGCCACCCAGCGTCAGAGGGAGATCATCTCTGAACGCGCACCCTTGGAAACCGCCCACAGGCAGGCACAGAAAGAGGCGCAGACGGCAGAGACCCGCCTGGAGGAACTCCGTGATCAACGCGGCAGCCTGGAGCGGGATGTCTCCCGTCTGGAATCGCGCATTGACACCCTCAACCAGAACCGCCCCCGCTCCAGGGCAGCGGACGTGGTGGACTTCCCACAGTTGGCGGGATTGATCCGTGCAGAGAAGGACGTGGACACGGCGTTGTCCGCAGCGCTGGAGGCCCATGCGGAGGCGCTCGTGGGCGAGGTGGGGGAGGGGGTCGTCGATAAGCTCCTTGAAGCGGGCGTGCCGCGCACCGTCATCGTTGAGGGCCAGGGCTCGGGAGGTGCCTGGCGCCTTGATGCGACCCTGCCCGCCGGAGTGACCTGGTTGCTTGACCACGTGGTGTTGGATGCGACGGTCTCCGCGCCGGTCAACCGGCTGCTCGCGGACGTTGTGCTTGTCGACGCCACCCCCACCGCACTCGAGGTGGTCGCAGGAGATCCACGCCTGAGGGCGGTCACCAGGGAGGGCGTACTCGTGGGCGCCGGGTGGGTGCAGCTCGGCACCGGAACCTCCACAGTGGAGATCACCGCGCAGATCGAGACCGCCCGGAAGGAACTGGCCGCCACCGCCCGCACACTCGACGATATCGCCGGAACCTTCGACGGTGCCCGACTGACCGCCGAGAACACCCGTGTTGAAGTCGCCGCACACACCGCGGCGCTGCGCGAACTCGACCTGGCCCTGGACAACGTGAACCGTGAACTCGGACGCCTGGAAAAACAGCGCCACGCCGTGGAGTCGGAACGCGCACGGCACCTGGAACGTCTCACCGCTGCGGAAAACCGCCGGGAGGAACTGCGGTCACAGCTCGCCGAGATCCGTGACCGGCTCTCCCGGGTCGAGGAAGATGCCGAGGTCGAGGAGCCATCAACCCAGGACCGCGACACGGCAACCGCTGCGCTCGCCCAGGTCCGCGCCATGGAGATGGAGGCACGTCTCGCCCTGCGCACCGCGGAGGAGCGCGCTGGGCAGGTCCGGGGCAGAGGTGACGGCCTGCGACGCCAGGCTGAGCATGAGCGGGAGGCGAAACTGCGTCATGACAAGGCTGTGGAGGCGCGGCGGCAACGCACGGAACTGGCTGCCACCGTGCACCGGGGGGCCCGCGATGTTGCGGAACGGGTCTCGGAGGCACTGGTGAAGGCTGCGACGGACCGTGATGCCCGCGCCCGGGAGAAAGCCTCACTGACCGCTCAGGCTGCCCGCGCCCGTGATGCCGTGAACGCCGCACGCCATCAGCTGGGGCGGCTCAGTGACAACGCCCATGCCATGGAACTGGCCCGGTCGCAGGCACAGATCCGCATGGAGGAGTCGGTGGCCAAGATCACCGAACAACTCGGTATCCCGGTGACGGATCTGCTCCGTGACTACACCCCGGATGAACATTTTGACGAGAAGCATCAGCGGGCCAGGCTGAAACAGGCGGAGAAGGACCTGGCCTCTCTGGGAAAGGTCAACCCGTTGGCGCTGGAGGAGTTCAAGGCCCTGGAGGAGCGCTATGATTTCCTGTCCACCCAGGTCAATGACGTGGAACAGGCCAGGACTGATCTCAACGGGGTGATCGACGACGTGGATGCCCAGATCCTGCAGCTGTTCACCGATGCCTGGCAGGATGTGGAACGCGAGTTCCCGAAGGTGTTCAACACTTTGTTCCCGGGTGGCGAGGGGCGTCTTCTACTCACCGACCCCACTGACATGCTCACCACGGGTATTGAGGTGGAGGCCCGCCCACCGGGCAAGAAGGTCAAGCGGTTGTCCCTGCTGTCCGGCGGTGAGAAATCACTGACCGCACTGGCCATGTTGGTGGCCATCTTCCGCGCCCGCCCCAGTCCGTTCTATGTGATGGATGAGGTGGAGGCCGCACTGGATGATGTGAACCTGCGTCGTCTGATTGCCCTGTTTGAGGAGCTGCGCCGGGACTCCCAGCTCATCGTGATCACCCACCAGAAGCCCACCATGGATGTGGCCAATGTGCTGTATGGCGTGACCATGCGTGGTGACGGCGTGACCCGTGTGATCTCCCAGCGCATGGAACGTGCCGGGGATATGCCGGTGCGTGGTCCCGTGATGGATGAAGAATCCCCCGCGGATGTGATGACGCTGGACACTCTCGGCCAGAGTGTCTGA
- the rnc gene encoding ribonuclease III, with protein sequence MSRKRSRLTGVDALEEAFEAVDHSLLLERLGVEIKRDLLILALTHRSFANENGMLPNNERLEFLGDAVLGLSVANRLYELYTSSPESDISKMRASIVSRYGLADIARDIGLGEFILLGKGELLTDGRSKESILADTTEALLGAIFRQHGFEVARDVVLRLFHHKINHASAKGIHQDWKTTLQEELAHRKKPMAEYVSTSVGPDHDLVFTASVTLEGDEMGRGVGPNKKLAEQEAARQAFLKLKEKRAGTP encoded by the coding sequence GTGAGCAGGAAAAGAAGCCGTCTGACCGGTGTTGATGCCCTGGAAGAGGCATTTGAGGCGGTTGACCATTCTCTTCTTCTGGAGCGCCTCGGCGTGGAGATCAAACGTGATCTTCTCATCCTGGCATTAACCCACCGGTCTTTCGCCAATGAGAACGGGATGCTCCCCAACAACGAGCGCCTGGAGTTCCTGGGTGATGCCGTGCTCGGTCTCTCCGTGGCCAACCGGCTCTATGAGCTCTACACCAGCAGCCCTGAGTCGGATATCTCCAAGATGCGTGCTTCCATCGTCAGTCGTTATGGGCTGGCTGATATCGCACGTGATATTGGTCTGGGTGAGTTCATTCTCCTGGGTAAGGGCGAACTGCTCACCGATGGACGCAGCAAGGAATCCATCCTCGCCGATACCACCGAAGCCCTCCTGGGCGCTATTTTCCGCCAGCATGGTTTCGAGGTCGCCCGCGATGTGGTGTTGCGTCTGTTCCATCACAAGATCAACCATGCATCCGCGAAGGGTATCCACCAGGACTGGAAAACCACCCTTCAGGAAGAACTTGCGCATCGGAAGAAGCCGATGGCGGAGTATGTCTCCACCTCGGTGGGGCCAGACCATGATCTGGTGTTCACCGCGAGCGTGACCCTTGAGGGTGATGAAATGGGCAGGGGAGTGGGCCCCAATAAGAAATTGGCTGAGCAGGAGGCCGCCCGACAGGCGTTCCTGAAGCTCAAGGAGAAACGTGCCGGAACTCCCTGA
- a CDS encoding alanine/glycine:cation symporter family protein, which produces MESVLNAVTAVNDKLWLVVIVVLVGSGIWFCATTLLVQIRYIPDMFKAIVEKPSDISEGQKGISAFKAFTISAASRVGTGNVAGVAIAVAVGGPGAVFWMWMIAIIGGATSFVESTLAQVYKVRDKDSYRGGPAYYMTKALNWRWLAVIFAILISVTYGFVFNAVQANSISAAVTNSFSTDGMMAKWIVGLVLAALTAVIVFGGVQRIASVTQVIVPVMAVLYIAIGLIVVVINIGEVPAMLTSIVTHAFGIREFAGATLGAVIMQGVRRGLFSNEAGMGSVPNAAATASVSHPAKQGLIQTLGVYFDTLVVCSITAFIILLAKPDLYESDGGMELTQNALASSVGEWGIHFLTVVIIFLAFSSVIGNYYYGESNIEFLTNNRAYLQGFRVLVTLCVLGGAIGSVPLVWALADVFSGLMAITNLVAVVPLTGVALAVLRNFARQRKLGLDPVFHRDDEEIRGLRGWEGMECWDGSDPITVRKPQ; this is translated from the coding sequence ATGGAATCCGTACTCAATGCTGTTACCGCAGTAAATGACAAACTCTGGCTGGTCGTTATCGTCGTGCTGGTCGGTTCGGGCATCTGGTTCTGCGCCACCACCCTTCTGGTGCAGATCAGATACATACCGGACATGTTCAAAGCAATCGTGGAGAAACCCTCCGACATCTCCGAGGGGCAAAAAGGCATCTCGGCCTTCAAAGCCTTCACCATCTCCGCCGCCTCGCGCGTGGGCACCGGAAACGTTGCCGGTGTGGCCATTGCTGTGGCCGTGGGTGGACCGGGTGCAGTGTTCTGGATGTGGATGATCGCCATCATCGGGGGCGCCACCAGTTTTGTGGAGTCAACCCTGGCACAGGTGTACAAGGTCCGGGACAAGGACTCCTATCGGGGTGGCCCGGCCTACTACATGACCAAGGCTCTCAACTGGAGGTGGCTGGCGGTCATCTTCGCCATCCTTATCTCTGTGACCTATGGCTTCGTATTCAACGCGGTACAGGCCAACTCCATCTCCGCTGCGGTAACCAACTCCTTCAGCACTGACGGCATGATGGCCAAGTGGATCGTCGGCCTGGTGCTGGCGGCACTGACCGCGGTGATTGTCTTCGGCGGTGTTCAGCGCATCGCCAGTGTCACCCAGGTCATTGTCCCCGTCATGGCGGTTCTCTATATCGCGATCGGTCTGATCGTGGTGGTCATCAATATCGGTGAGGTGCCGGCCATGCTCACCTCGATCGTCACCCATGCCTTCGGTATCCGTGAGTTCGCCGGTGCCACCCTCGGTGCGGTGATCATGCAGGGTGTCCGCCGTGGACTGTTCTCCAATGAGGCCGGTATGGGTTCTGTCCCGAATGCTGCCGCCACCGCATCGGTCTCCCACCCTGCCAAGCAGGGCCTGATTCAAACCCTGGGCGTGTATTTTGACACCCTGGTGGTCTGTTCCATCACCGCCTTCATCATCTTGTTGGCCAAGCCCGACCTGTATGAGTCCGACGGCGGCATGGAACTCACCCAGAACGCACTGGCCAGCTCGGTGGGTGAGTGGGGCATCCACTTTTTGACCGTGGTGATCATCTTCCTGGCGTTCTCCTCCGTCATCGGTAACTACTACTACGGGGAATCCAACATCGAGTTCCTGACCAACAACCGCGCCTACCTGCAGGGCTTCCGGGTCCTGGTCACCCTGTGTGTCCTGGGTGGCGCCATTGGTTCCGTGCCACTGGTCTGGGCACTGGCGGATGTATTTTCTGGTCTGATGGCCATCACCAACCTCGTGGCTGTGGTGCCATTGACCGGAGTGGCACTGGCTGTCCTGCGTAATTTCGCCCGTCAGCGCAAGCTGGGCCTGGATCCGGTATTCCACCGCGATGATGAGGAGATCAGAGGGCTCCGTGGCTGGGAGGGGATGGAATGCTGGGACGGGTCCGACCCCATCACCGTCAGAAAACCTCAATAA
- the ftsY gene encoding signal recognition particle-docking protein FtsY: protein MDTTFWIVGLVALLILVIIIVLIVGKKRGESKTVSFEKPAEEEKKQLTQQEKSGNYQAQGGFNFAPAQPDEQKEPVLRDDQKLTAPSPIIPAPIPTPEPAPEKEPLVVPEPPQQPESEATEETTPVNHPVEAKPEEKETDAFPVQEDALTPEPEVVEEEVVVVDEPDDVAVEPEAVPEELSVDAAAALAEAPEEPVEEPVEILAGPEEETPAESNAVQDEAVEAAEAAQVTAEFAEAAREQTPVPDVAPEPAPEPLDEIAPAAGRIGKLRGRLARSQNVFGKSVLGILTAGELDEDAWEDIEAMLIKADLGTTITMRVVDELRDKIAAHGVGSEAEARAMLRQTLIDACRPDLDRSIRAMPYEGKPAVVLVVGVNGTGKTTTTGKLARVLVSMGHKVLLGAADTFRAAAADQLETWGRRVGATTVRGAEGADPASVAFDAVARGVEQQADVVLVDTAGRLHTSTGLMDQLGKVKRVVEKKAPVDEVLLVLDATVGQNGMQQARIFRDVVDITGVVLTKLDGTAKGGIVFQVQEELGVPVKLVGLGEGADDLAPFEVEGFVDALLG, encoded by the coding sequence ATGGATACAACCTTTTGGATTGTTGGACTAGTAGCCCTCCTCATTCTGGTGATCATCATTGTGCTGATTGTCGGAAAGAAACGAGGCGAATCAAAGACGGTTAGTTTTGAAAAACCTGCTGAGGAGGAGAAGAAACAACTCACCCAGCAGGAGAAATCCGGTAACTATCAGGCGCAGGGCGGTTTCAACTTCGCTCCGGCCCAACCTGATGAGCAGAAGGAACCGGTGCTCCGTGATGATCAGAAGCTGACTGCACCCAGCCCGATCATCCCTGCGCCGATCCCCACCCCGGAACCAGCCCCGGAGAAGGAACCCCTGGTTGTCCCGGAGCCGCCTCAGCAGCCTGAGTCTGAGGCCACCGAGGAAACCACCCCGGTCAATCATCCCGTCGAGGCTAAGCCGGAGGAGAAGGAAACCGACGCTTTCCCCGTCCAGGAGGATGCCCTGACCCCGGAGCCTGAGGTGGTCGAGGAAGAGGTGGTCGTCGTGGATGAGCCAGACGATGTGGCCGTCGAGCCTGAGGCCGTGCCGGAGGAATTGTCCGTGGATGCAGCTGCGGCGCTTGCTGAGGCTCCGGAGGAGCCGGTTGAGGAACCTGTCGAAATCCTGGCGGGGCCGGAGGAGGAAACCCCGGCTGAGTCCAACGCCGTGCAGGACGAGGCTGTGGAGGCGGCCGAGGCTGCTCAGGTGACCGCGGAGTTCGCTGAGGCTGCCCGCGAACAGACCCCGGTTCCGGATGTGGCCCCTGAGCCGGCACCCGAGCCACTGGATGAGATCGCACCGGCTGCGGGGCGTATCGGCAAGCTGCGTGGACGTCTGGCACGCTCGCAGAATGTGTTCGGCAAGTCCGTGCTGGGAATCCTCACCGCCGGTGAACTGGATGAGGATGCCTGGGAGGACATCGAGGCGATGCTCATCAAGGCGGACCTGGGAACCACCATCACCATGCGTGTGGTCGATGAGCTGCGCGACAAGATCGCCGCGCACGGTGTGGGCAGCGAGGCTGAGGCGCGCGCGATGCTGCGCCAGACGCTTATCGACGCCTGCCGTCCCGACCTTGATCGTTCCATCCGGGCCATGCCGTATGAAGGCAAACCAGCGGTCGTGCTCGTAGTCGGCGTCAACGGCACGGGCAAGACCACCACCACCGGCAAGCTCGCCCGCGTCCTGGTGTCCATGGGGCATAAGGTGCTGCTGGGTGCAGCTGACACCTTCCGTGCAGCGGCTGCTGACCAGCTGGAGACCTGGGGTCGTCGCGTCGGTGCCACCACCGTCCGCGGCGCCGAGGGAGCCGATCCGGCCTCCGTTGCCTTCGATGCTGTGGCCAGAGGCGTGGAGCAGCAGGCTGATGTCGTGCTCGTTGACACCGCGGGCCGCCTGCACACCTCAACCGGCCTGATGGATCAGTTGGGCAAGGTCAAGCGTGTGGTGGAGAAGAAGGCACCGGTGGATGAGGTTCTGCTGGTCCTGGATGCCACCGTCGGCCAGAACGGTATGCAGCAGGCGCGGATCTTCCGTGATGTTGTGGACATCACCGGTGTGGTTCTGACCAAGCTGGATGGCACCGCCAAGGGCGGCATCGTGTTCCAGGTTCAGGAGGAACTGGGTGTTCCGGTCAAGCTCGTCGGCCTCGGTGAGGGTGCCGATGACCTCGCTCCCTTCGAGGTGGAGGGCTTCGTGGACGCCCTGCTGGGTTAA
- a CDS encoding acylphosphatase: MTDQTRLTAFVHGHVQGVGFRWWTRSQALALGLTGSATNLDDGRVCVVAEGPEDRCQELLTRLKEKPSHHNRVGKVSTVIDQWGEPRGLEGFVER, from the coding sequence ATGACTGACCAGACCCGTCTCACCGCTTTTGTCCACGGCCATGTCCAGGGCGTGGGTTTCCGGTGGTGGACCCGATCCCAGGCTTTGGCACTGGGATTGACCGGTTCTGCCACCAACCTTGATGATGGCCGCGTCTGTGTGGTTGCAGAGGGCCCCGAGGACCGGTGCCAGGAACTGCTCACCCGACTCAAGGAAAAACCCAGCCACCATAACCGGGTAGGAAAAGTTTCCACGGTGATCGATCAGTGGGGCGAGCCGCGTGGACTGGAGGGCTTTGTTGAACGCTAG